The following proteins are co-located in the Xiphophorus maculatus strain JP 163 A chromosome 8, X_maculatus-5.0-male, whole genome shotgun sequence genome:
- the LOC111609548 gene encoding LOW QUALITY PROTEIN: E3 ubiquitin/ISG15 ligase TRIM25-like (The sequence of the model RefSeq protein was modified relative to this genomic sequence to represent the inferred CDS: substituted 1 base at 1 genomic stop codon) has product MEQQAVQLDQETFSCSICLDLLKDPVTTSCGHSYCMNCITNFWDEGEKKENYHCPQCRKTFTQKPDLQKNTMLAALVEQLKKTGLQAAPADHCYAGPEDVACDSCTGRKLKAIKSCLFCLASFCEKHLQPHFDSAAFKKHKLVEPSKNLQENICSKHDEVMKIFCRTDQKCICYLCTMDEHKGHETVSAAAERTERQRELEERRGNIQQRIQDQEKDVKLLQQEVEAINRSADKTVEDSEKIFTQLIRLLQKRSSEVKQQIRSQQETEVSRVKDVQEKLEQEITELKRKDAELEQLSHTEDHNQFLLNYPSLPALSESTHSSSINIRPLRHFEDVTAAVSELRDKLQDVLRDSWTNISLMVTEVDVLLSEPEPKSRAGFLRYSCEITLDPNTANTWLRLSEGNRKVTWMNRNQSYSSHPDRFTDYPQVLSRESLTGPCYWEVEGSGLVYVAVAYNSISRAGSGNECIVGNNDKSWALDSYQNKSKFWHNNIPTSISGPVSSRVGVYLDHRAGILSFYSVSETMTLLHRVQTRFTEPLLAGVLIYDTGSSAEFCKPREVKRRQSLXLRAEMEQSQFDRETFSCSICLDLLTDPVTTPCGHSYCMNCIKGHWDEEDQKRIHSCPECRETFIPRPVLKKNTLLAALVEQLKKTGLQAAPADHCYAGPEDVACDSCTGRKLKAIKSCLVCLASFCEKHVQPHRDVAPLKKHKLVEPSKNLQENICSKHDKLLEVFCRTDQKCICYLCSVDEHKGHETVSAAAERTERQRELEERRGNIQQRIQDQEKDVKLLQQEVEAINRSADKTVEDSEKIFTQLIRLLQKRSSEVKQQIRSQQETEVSRVKDVQEKLEQEITELKRKDAELEQLSHTEDHNQFLLNYPSLPALSESTHSSSINIRPLRHFEDVTAAVSELRDKLQDVLRDSWTNISLMVTEVDVLLSEPEPKSRTGFLGYSCEITLDPNTANTWLRLSEGNRKVTWMNRNQSYSSHPDRFTGWRQVLSRESLTGPCYWEVECSGLVSVAVAYKSISRAGWGKECAFGHNDKSWALDSYQSKCIFFHNKISTAISGPVSSRVGVYLDHRAGILSFYSVSETMTLLHRVQTRFTEPLLAGVRIYNTGSSAEFCKPR; this is encoded by the exons atggagcagCAGGCGGTTCAGCTGGATCAAGAAACTTTCTCCTGTTCCATCTGTCTGGATCTACTGAAAGATCCAGTGACGACTTCctgtggacacagctactgTATGAACTGCATTACAAACTTCTGGGATGAAggtgagaaaaaggaaaactaccACTGTCCTCAGTGCAGGAAAACCTTCACACAGAAGCCtgacctgcagaaaaacaccatgctagcagctttagtggagcagctgaagaagactggactccaagctgctcctgctgaccactgctatgctggacctgaagatgtgGCCTGTGATTCCTGCACTGggagaaaactgaaagccatcAAGTCATGTTTATTCTGTCTGGCCTCTTTCTGTGAGAAACACCTTCAGCCTCATTTTGATTCAGCTGCATTCaagaaacacaagctggtggagccgtccaagaacctccaggagaacatctgctctaagcatgatgaggtgatgaagatcTTCTGCCGCACAGATCAGAAGTGTATCTGCTATCTCTGCACTATGGATGAACATAAAGGCCATGAAACAgtgtcagctgcagcagaaaggactgagaggcagagagagctggaggagagacgaggaaacatccagcagagaatccaggaccaggagaaagatgtgaagctgcttcaacaggaggtggaggccatcaatcgctctgctgataaaacagtggaggacagtgagaagatcttcacccagctgatccgtctcctccagaaaagaagctctgaggtgaagcagcagatcagatcccagcaggaaactgaagtgagtcgagtcaaagatgttcaggagaagctggagcaggagatcactgagctgaagaggaaagacgctgagctggagcagctctcacacacagaggatcacaaccagtttctcctcaactacccctcactgccagcactcagtgagtctacacactcatccagcatcaacatccgtcctctgagacactttgaggacgtgacagcagctgtgtcagagctcagagacaaactacaggacgtcctgagagactcatggacaaacatctcactgatggtcactgaggtggatgttctattgtcagaaccagaaccaaagagcagagctgGATTCTTAAGATATTCATGTGAAATCACTCTGGATCCAAACACAGCAAATACATGGCTGAGACTATCAGAGgggaacaggaaggtgacatgGATGAATAGAAATCAGTCTTATTCTAGTCACCCAGACAGATTCACTGATTATCCTCAGGTTCTGAGTagagagagtctgactggaccttgttactgggaggttgaAGGGAGCGGGTTAGTTTATGTAGCAGTCGCATACAATAGTATCAGCAGAGCAGGATCGGGTAATGAATGTATTGTTGGAAATAATGATAAATCTTGGGCATTAGATTCTTATCAAAACAAGAGTAAATTTTGGCACAACAACATTCCAACCTCCatctcaggtccagtttcctccagagtcggagtgtacctggatcacagagcaggtattctgtccttctacagcgtctctgaaaccatgactctcctccacagagtccagaccagatTCACTGAACCGCTACTGGCTGGAGTTTTGATTTATGACACTGGATCCTCAGCAGAGTTCTGTAAACCCAGA GAAGTGAAACGCAGACAGTCACTGTGACTgagagcagaaatggagcagaGTCAGTTCGACCGAGAGACTTTCTCCTGTTCAATCTGTCTGGATCTACTGACGGATCCAGTGACTACTCCctgtggacacagctactgTATGAACTGTATTAAAGGTCACTGGGATGAAGAGGATCAGAAAAGaatccacagctgccctgagTGCAGAGAGACCTTCATACCAAGGcctgttttgaagaaaaacaccctgctagcagctttagtggagcagctgaagaagactggACTCCAAGCTGCTCCTGCTGACCACTGTtatgctggacctgaagatgtggcctgtgattcctgcactggaagaaaactgaaagccatcAAGTCCTGTTTAGTCTGTCTGGCCTCTTTCTGTGAGAAACACGTTCAGCCTCATCGTGATGTGGCTcctttaaagaaacacaagctggtggagccgtccaagaacctccaggagaacatctgctctAAGCATGATAAGTTGTTGGAGGTCTTCTGCCGCACTGATCAGAAGTGTATCTGTTATCTCTGCTCTGTGGATGAACATAAAGGCCATGAAACAgtgtcagctgcagcagaaaggactgagaggcagagagagctggaggagagacgaggaaacatccagcagagaatccaggaccaggagaaagatgtgaagctgcttcaacaggaggtggaggccatcaatcgctctgctgataaaacagtggaggacagtgagaagatcttcacccagctgatccgtctcctccagaaaagaagctctgaggtgaagcagcagatcagatcccagcaggaaactgaagtgagtcgagtcaaagatgttcaggagaagctggagcaggagatcactgagctgaagaggaaagacgctgagctggagcagctctcacacacagaggatcacaaccagtttctcctcaactacccctcactgccagcactcagtgagtctacacactcatccagcatcaacatccgtcctctgagacactttgaggacgtgacagcagctgtgtcagagctcagagacaaactacaggacgtcctgagagactcatggacaaacatctcactgatggtcactgaggtggatgttctactgtcagaaccagaaccaaagagcaGAACTGGATTCTTAGGATATTCATGTGAAATCACTCTGgatccaaacacagcaaacacatGGCTGAGACTATCAGAGgggaacaggaaggtgacatgGATGAATAGAAATCAGTCTTATTCTAGTCACCCAGACAGATTCACTGGATGGCGGCAGGTTCTGAGTagagagagtctgactggaccttgttactgggaggtggagtgtAGTGGGTTAGTTTCTGTAGCAGTTGCATACAAGAGTATCAGCAGAGCAGGATGGGGTAAAGAATGTGCTTTTGGACATAATGATAAATCTTGGGCATTAGATTCTTACCAAagcaaatgtatattttttcacaacaaGATTTCAACCGCCatctcaggtccagtttcctccagagtcggagtgtacctggatcacagagcaggtattctgtccttctacagcgtctctgaaaccatgactctcctccacagagtccagaccagatTCACTGAACCGCTACTGGCTGGAGTTCGGATTTATAATACTGGATCCTCAGCAGAGTTCTGTAAACCCAGATAg